In the Flavobacterium sp. 90 genome, TTTGAATTATAGGATTTTAAAAAAATGTTATATGATTGTAAAAAAATTATCAATAGTGGTTTCGGCTTTTTTTTCAATGTCGATGTTTGCGCAGGAAGTTTCAACAACATCAACAGTAGAAATTAAACCAGAAGTAAAGTTATCTTATCTGGATTCCGTTAAAAGCACTTTCAAAAAAGACGATATGGCTACTCGCGTAGACAGTCTTTGGATGAAAGAATTAACAAGTTTAGACATTTATGACGATCTGACAAAAGACATTCAAACCATCAACACAGACGTTACTGTCGATGAAGAATTGCCAACAGAGTTGCTAAAACAACGGCTTACGGCAATGAATGAGAAATCACCTTTTGAGATTGAATACAATCAAGGATTAGAAAATATAATAAAGTCATTTCTTAAGAATCGTAAAAAATCGTTTTCTCGATTAATGGCTTTATCAGAATATTATTTCCCAATTTTTGAGGAAGCTTTTGCCAAACAAAATGTTCCTTTAGAAATTAAATATTTAGCCGTTGTAGAATCTGCTTTAAACCCTAAAGCAGTTTCTAAAATGGGCGCCACGGGACTTTGGCAATTCATGTACGGAACCGGAAAACAATACGCACTTAAAATAGATTCCTATATTGACGAACGTAGCGATCCACTTAAAGCTACAGCTGCAGCATCAGAATATATGACCAAAATGTTTAATGTTTTTGGTGACTGGGAGCTGGTTTTAGCATCTTATAATTCAGGACCGGGAAATGTTACTAAAGCAATTCGTCGTTCAGGCGGAAAAACAAGCTACTGGGACATTCGCAATTATCTTCCAAAAGAAACACAAGGTTATGTTCCAGCTTTTTTAGCAACAATGTATCTTTTTGAATACCATAAAGAACATGGCATAAACCCGGAAAGAGCAGTCGTTAAAAACTTTGAAACTGACACAATCAATATCAAAAGAGAAATGACATTCAAGCAAATCGCAGATTTGTTAGACATGCCACAATCTCAAATACAACTTTTAAATCCTTCTTATAAATTAAATGTTGTGCCTTATTATCAGGGAGAACCGCATTTCTTACGTTTACCTAAAGATAAAATTGCCACATTCGTTTCAAATGAAGACAAGATTTATAACTACGTTGCATATCAATCAACAAGAAAGACCTTACCAGCACAATTAGCATTAAAAGTAGCTCCAAAAGCAAGACCTTTTGCAAAAGAGAAACCAGAATTGGCTAAAGATATTCAGTTTTATAAAATCAGAAAAGGGGACAATTTAAGCACCATTGCTGAAAAGTATAATGTAAATGTTACCGATTTAAAAAAGTGGAACAATCTTAAATCAAATGCAGTTGCGTTAGGAAAAACATTAAAAATTAAATCAGACGTTGATCCAATTGCTAAAAATACTGAAGACATAAAATCAAATCCTGTAGTTGAAAAAAATGTTGAAACAGCAGTGGCATCTACTGATGTTAATGAAAAATCAAGTACAGTAAATCAGGAATATGTTGTTGTTGCCGGAGATAATTTAGGAAGCATTGCCAAAAAATTTGGTACGACTGTTGCAGACTTAAAAGATCTGAACAATCTAACATCAAACAACGTTGGATTAGGAAAAACATTAGTTATCTCTAAAATTGTTACTATAACCGAAGGAAACAATGTTTCAACGGCTGTCGTAGTAAATAATATTGATCCGTTTAAGAAAAAAGCAGTTTCTGCAAAAAGCTTA is a window encoding:
- a CDS encoding lytic transglycosylase domain-containing protein → MIVKKLSIVVSAFFSMSMFAQEVSTTSTVEIKPEVKLSYLDSVKSTFKKDDMATRVDSLWMKELTSLDIYDDLTKDIQTINTDVTVDEELPTELLKQRLTAMNEKSPFEIEYNQGLENIIKSFLKNRKKSFSRLMALSEYYFPIFEEAFAKQNVPLEIKYLAVVESALNPKAVSKMGATGLWQFMYGTGKQYALKIDSYIDERSDPLKATAAASEYMTKMFNVFGDWELVLASYNSGPGNVTKAIRRSGGKTSYWDIRNYLPKETQGYVPAFLATMYLFEYHKEHGINPERAVVKNFETDTINIKREMTFKQIADLLDMPQSQIQLLNPSYKLNVVPYYQGEPHFLRLPKDKIATFVSNEDKIYNYVAYQSTRKTLPAQLALKVAPKARPFAKEKPELAKDIQFYKIRKGDNLSTIAEKYNVNVTDLKKWNNLKSNAVALGKTLKIKSDVDPIAKNTEDIKSNPVVEKNVETAVASTDVNEKSSTVNQEYVVVAGDNLGSIAKKFGTTVADLKDLNNLTSNNVGLGKTLVISKIVTITEGNNVSTAVVVNNIDPFKKKAVSAKSLGEDYYVKKGDSLYSISKKYPGITISDIKKWNNIKDGDIKPGMKLKING